In Cotesia glomerata isolate CgM1 linkage group LG1, MPM_Cglom_v2.3, whole genome shotgun sequence, one genomic interval encodes:
- the LOC123275008 gene encoding dynein axonemal intermediate chain 3-like gives MVAAVGPGRKLLDREGFAADPQHRDIDVKFNSVEEHFEDFEDDSNRREGDKAGMVEIKLSRLTQKIIGCEIGVNVSAEYPWKFVKKEIIEDNLDLHHENSEFFPIRHKIFEYPDDNIFIGYASSNKTADDSDNLGTNDDNDSDSGIFFMCLSESSRDLVTRKIKARRMRIYNLMKKSFYKAAGRWKTLGSDAEIDESVVKNSRPLYEIEIKKRKRADTLIKLVSRNAEDQRDGYVELVSTRQSFNNVSRRLVSRGNQANPPTSDNEVQTTTKTPVDSWFQYSYDYTPINTTDFNKDLEQAARKFLDRYREFTCEQVFWNASWDLHADDCKNLVEDERDTRVPVPLAFTEYQSYCDVKLTGNKVISELCWHPLISNIAVAAYATYSKSQSTVGPKYYQDNILRACHENNEILLWSLDDCLVPKFILKCPREVTAVSIRPLDGNVIIGGCSNGQVAVWSISEQIECIKLKKLSDDDAQTKCSTSMKNLMNWMKETTSSRMIYPTAMSSIRNGQNGAITQIIWLASYSKLNENGKLLELEENSDVEELGWQFVTSSEDGTVAFWDLRVREDIESHLGIVPKPKSTEIKIKKHQQVLGRSISSLKVHDGLLSPTYILSVEKSISNSESCNTVVITTMTFYSPQIQRVEVEPFPVDLHHHDTTDPVGTPRYYKSVIEKPTGISQMLRIILVGTLDGDVGRITWDGFDFETGLTVNRESARWIWRNEGIHDGPVTHSIRSCYLDNVILTVGGKSFAIWREDFDEPIFFRRSSIRYTACSWYTCRPTVFMLARADGTIEFWDLMVKSNEACFTQSLSGQIITGIYPHEFATTLKADGTVATGQCVAFCDVNGMMRVFTVPPEFSVFEEGNVHWMRAFVDCEVNRIELTRQWTKSWMDNTDNNKSIEKTTSHSQEVRKKVIKTVDKTEPGRVTKIDKTIKSKPERTRQFIKEAQNNWKTMELKRMQRVILAKKGLRAEELERRREPVLKLRQEGLKKEEKIRDMMQQRDRIFEDTVAFLFPERNYDYGYGYGYANVTTIKTEKLDNKDSKGVRKTTTTTAAATTNTTTTGDITAGTTTTITSCTKTSFIHSSKTNSTLVTPDNLQQIIHNFQQVSVDLEIMRRNHARMSVDSFDWQQTLIEAQKRAKDDRK, from the exons ATGGTAGCAGCAGTAGGACCTGGACGGAAATTGCTCGACCGAGAAGGGTTTGCGGCTGATCCACAGCATCGCG ATAttgatgtaaaatttaattccgtTGAAGAACATTTCGAGGACTTTGAAGATGATTCAAACAGAAGAGAA GGTGATAAAGCAGGAATGgtggaaataaaattgtcgCGGTTAACCCAGAAAATAATCGGTTGTGAAATTGGGGTAAATGTGTCAGCTGAATATCCATGGAAGTttgttaaaaaagaaattattgaaGACAATCTTGATCTACATCATGAGAACAGTGAGTTTTTTCCAATACGTCATAAAATATTCGAGTATCCGGATGATAATATTTTCATTGGTTATGCATCGAGTAATAAAACCGCTGACGATAGCGATAATCTTGGAActaatgatgataatgatagtGACAgtggaatattttttatgtgtcTCTCGGAGTCAAGTCGAGATCTAGTCACACGTAAAATCAAAGCCAGAAGAATGAGAATTTATAATCTCATGAAAAAATCTTTCTACAAAGCAGCTGGTCGTTGGAAAACTTTAGGTAGTGACGCGGAAATTGATGAATCAGTAGTCAAAAACTCTCGACCTCTTTATGAAATAGaa ataaaaaagcgAAAACGTGCGGACACTTTGATTAAATTGGTAAGCCGCAACGCTGAAGACCAGAGAGACGGTTACGTTGAGCTAGTGAGTACCAGGCAAAGCTTCAACAACGTCTCTCGAAGACTTGTTTCACGAGGTAACCAAGCTAATCCACCGACTAGTGACAACGAGGTACAGACGACAACCAAGACTCCTGTAGACTCGTGGTTTCAGTACTCCTATGACTACACGCCGATCAATACCACAGATTTTAATAAAGATCTGGAACAAGCTGCTCGGAAATTTCTTGACCGTTACAGAGAATTTACCTGCGAGCAA GTATTTTGGAATGCCTCTTGGGATCTGCACGCAGACGATTGCAAGAATTTAGTGGAGGATGAAAGAGATACCCGAGTTCCAGTACCGCTGGCTTTTACCGAGTATCAAAGTTACTGTGATGTTAAACTGACCGGAAACAAAGTTATCAGTGAACTTTGTTGGCATCCATTGATAAGTAACATCGCAGTAGCAGCTTATGCGACTTATTCTAAGAGTCAAAGCACTGTGGGACCAAAATATTACCAggataat ATCTTACGAGCTTGTCACGAGAATAACGAAATTCTCTTGTGGTCTTTGGATGACTGTCTTGTGCCAAAGTTTATCCTCAAGTGTCCTCGTGAAGTGACCGCTGTTAGCATTAGACCACTTGATGGAAATGTCATCATTGGAGGATGCTCCAATGGCCAG GTAGCAGTTTGGTCAATTTCGGAGCAAATTGAATGCATAAAACTAAAGAAATTAAGTGATGACGATGCACAAACTAAGTGCAGTACATCGATGAAGAATCTGATGAACTGGATGAAAGAGACCACAAGTTCGAGGATGATTTATCCTACGGCAATGTCCTCGATTAGAAACGGGCAGAACGGAGCTATAACTCAGATAATCTGGCTGGCGAGTTACAGTAAGCTCAACGAGAATGGAAAGTTACTCGAGTTGGAGGAAAACTCGGACGTTGAGGAACTCGGTTGGCAGTTTGTGACATCCAGTGAAGACGGCACAGTCGCCTTCTGGGATCTGAG AGTGCGCGAAGATATTGAGTCCCACCTAGGCATTGTGCCCAAGCCAAAAAgtacagaaataaaaataaaaaaacatcagCAAGTACTTGGACGATCGATATCATCTCTGAAAGTACACGACGGTCTATTGAGTCCTACATACATACTATCTGTTGAAAAAAGTATATCAAACTCAGAGTCCTGCAATACCGTTGTCATCACCACAATGACCTTCTACAGTCCTCAAATCCAACGAGTTGAAGTTGAGCCATTTCCGGTCGACTTGCATCATCACGACACTACCGATCCTGTTGGAACTCCAAGATATTACAAATCTGTAATAGAAAAACCGACAGGAATATCACAAATGCTTCGAATAATTCTCGTGGGTACTCTCGATGGCGATGTAGGCCGAATCACGTGGGATGGTTTTGATTTTGAAACTGGACTAACAGTGAATCGCGAATCGGCCCGGTGGATCTGGCGAAACGAAGGCATTCACGATGGACCTGTCACCCATTCGATAAGATCTTGCTATCTTGATAATGTCATATTAACTGTAGGTGGAAAAAGCTTCGCCATTTGGCGTGAGGATTTTGATGAACCCATTTTCTTCAGAAGATCCTCGATAAG ATACACCGCGTGTTCATGGTATACTTGCCGTCCGACAGTCTTTATGCTGGCACGTGCTGACGGCACCATTGAATTCTGGGACTTAATGGTCAAAAGCAACGAAGCTTGCTTCACACAAAGTCTCTCGGGTCAGATCATAACGGGAATTTACCCACACGAGTTTGCTACAACGCTTAAAGCTGACGGTACTGTTGCTACTGGGCAGTGTGTTGCTTTTTGTGATGTTAATGGCATGATGCGGGTCTTCACAGTGCCACCAGAGTTTTCAGTCTTCGAGGAGGGTAACGTCCACTGGATGAGGGCATTTGTGGACTGTGAGGTCAACAGA ATAGAATTAACAAGACAATGGACAAAGTCTTGGATGGACAATACTGACAACAACAAGAGTATCGAAAAAACTACTAGCCATTCTCAAGAAGTtcgaaaaaaagttattaaaactGTGGACAAAACCGAACCCGGTCGAGTGACTAAAATCGATAAGACAATAAAATCTAAACCG GAACGTACAAGACAATTTATTAAGGAAGCACAAAACAATTGGAAGACAATGGAATTGAAACGTATGCAACGAGTAATTTTGGCAAAGAAGGGGCTCCGTGCCGAGGAACTCGAGAGACGTCGGGAACCAGTATTAAAGCTACGGCAGGAAGGAttgaaaaaagaagaaaaaattcgtgATATGATGCAGCAGAGAGACCGGATATTCGAGGACACAGTGGCCTTCCTTTTTCCGGAACGGAACTACGACTACGGCTATGGCTATGGCTACGCCAACGTGACCACTATAAAGACGGAGAAACTTGATAACAAGGATAGTAAGGGTGTCAGGAaaactactactactactgctGCTGCTACCACTAACACTACCACTACTGGTGATATTACTGCTGGAACTACAACTACAATAACGTCTTGTACGAAAACCTCCTTTATTCATTCCTCAAAGACCAATTCGACTTTG GTAACGCCAGACAATCTTCAACAGATTATACATAACTTCCAACAAGTTTCTGTGGATTTGGAAATTATGCGGCGAAATCATGCAAGGATGTCTGTTGATTCTTTTGATTGGCAGCAGACCTTGATTGAGGCACAGAAACGTGCTAAAGATGATCGAAAATGA